The Xiphophorus maculatus strain JP 163 A chromosome 5, X_maculatus-5.0-male, whole genome shotgun sequence nucleotide sequence gtgtggaaatgcttttgcgtccACAATTAAATGGCATTCAAATCAAGAAGGCATGAAGGGTGATCCAaaagagggatttttttttctcatggagGATGTCTGTTGTGAAACCCAGTGTGGTCCTGCAATATCTCCAGTGGGATATCTTTCTATGCAGGTTCTTCTACCTATTAGGGTCCCATGTCTTGGTGTTCCTTGCAAAGTTCAAACAAGCAGGTGCGGAAGGAGGTGTGACCTTTGAAGGCATTTTTCTTCCTTAAGTTCTTCTCTTGCAGATCCCTTCATGAGAAAGACCATTCATTCAAATCTTCAAAGGCTGTCCATTGCATCGCCTGGTTTCGTGGCGATGACAGTTTTTTGGATCTACCATTTGGAACTTTTGTCCCCAAAAAAAGACAAGggtttggttgttgttttcttttttacccctccaggggctcttttgtgggctctggtatcccttatatgatagtaggctgacaggaaacggggaaggagagtggggaagacatgcggcaaatgttgtcgggtccaggagtcgaacccgcgacggccgcgttgaggactcaaggcctccaaatttGGGTTGCGCTAACCGCTActccaccacggcacgccccgggtttgtttggtttgacaaagtGCAGTATGAAAAAGAACCACAACAGCTGAAATTTtagcaaattttaattttggtctccaaTCAATCCGAGTCCACTGGGCTATAAGGTTGGAAAACAGCCTTACTGCATCCAACTTCTTTGATTATGGAAATTTCTTGCTTGCCATTTTCTAACAGGAAGTCTTTttgtcttcaggaagtcataatAGCATTTGCATAAATCCAGTGCaaatccaatgtttttttttcggttttcaacatttaatcAGCTGATAAAGTCTGTTtgactttaattatttttgtctcttgCTCACATTTTGAAGCTCTATCTAAATCTAGCTTTTATCCAGCAGGAGACATCTTCACCGCATCCAGCTTTTTCTCCAGTAGTAAACAACTGCAAAACTAGATTCATGATTCCAATAATTCCACACATGCTGAaggaatgtttttgtaataattaatttcaaacattGTAAAACCTTTTCCTCTGTGatcaacagaaaacatgttatATACCGCTGCTTCTACAAACTTCCGGGGATTAATGAAGACTTTCCAAAGACATGGGCAGAATCCCATTAGGAACGAAGAGAAAGAGACTTGGCTCAATGGTGAGGTGACTACTTGACCCAGTTAAAGTGTCTTTTACATTGAAATCACTTTGCAAAACCTAATACCATGTTTGAAATGATCTGAACTCAGACCCCAAGATGATTTCCATACACATGGCTGAAATTAACAAAATTTCAGAGAGCGGTGAGGACGACAACGTGTTCTTGTTCCTCAATGAGAATGCTGTCGAAGAACGACACGGGTTGCGAGTGTCGAGAGTTGTACGAGTGTGTAAAGTACGTCTCTAAATCTTTAGCTTCTGTTAAAACACCACATGAATCAGTATTAAAGTCTGACATTTGTGCGGATTCAGAGCGACTTGGGAGGATTGAGAATTTTGCAGAGAAAGTGGACTTCTTTCCTGAAAGCCCATCTGGACTGCCCATTTGGAGATGAAGGTTCAGCGTCTCTGGTGCAGGACGTCTTTCTtctaaaagatgaaaagaactTGTTGGACAGTGTCTTCTATGCAACATTCACCTCAAACTTGTAAGTCATGTCTCTTCAGGTTTCAATGTTCATAGAGTTTAGACTTTGTTAACCTCTTAATCTCCAGCTTAATGATTGTAccatgtttaaaatgaatgaacttCTGTTATTCAGCTGCCATGATGTTACAGTAAAGAGATTCctgcaattatttttacttttatatatgCTAAGTTATGAGCATTTTCAGAGGGTATCTCAAATGTTGTCATTATATATCCTAATaaagttctagtttcattgataaaaaattactttgtttttaccAGGTTTTTATTGAATATATGTTCAGAAACACACAGTCTACTTATTTGATGCATAAATTGTGTGGAAAATGAGACCTCTGGCAGGAGGTCAGGGTAGTTTCTGTATAAACTGAGTAGCCTAGATCCCACTATTTCTGATGTGGTAGTGTCCCTAGTGTCCAGGGTTAATGTTGTTTCTGAGCTGGTAGTAACAGAACCTCATTTGCAGGCAACCGTCCAGTACCTGCAGTCAGTCCGCTGTCTGCTCCTACAAGCTGTCAGACATCCAGCAAGTTTTCAGGGGGAACTTTCTGACCTTGAGTAATTCTGGCTGCTGGGTGAGGCACACAGGAGTAGTGCCTAACCCCTACCCTGGTTCAGTAAGCAccaaacaaatgtaaaacaaaagcaatgaaAATGATCAGTCTCACATGATCTCTGATCTGTATTATCAGTGTATTAATGATGAAATGCGAGCCAGTGGTGTGAGGACTTCTCATGACCTCCCAGATGCAACTCTGCTGTTTGTGATGAACCACCCTCTGATGGAGCAAGTTGTGACACCGATCACTGGGAAGCCCCTGCTGGTCCGGTCTACGGCCCAGTTCTCCAGAATTGTTGTTGACAAAGTAACCTCTCTGGATGGAGAGCAGCACAACGTCATGTTTATTAGCAACAGTAAGTAATTGGATCATATATAATGACTCAACACATCTTGGCGTTGGCAGGATCAGACTGGACAATGGCTGTCTTGACCAATGAACAGGAAAAAACTACATGCAGTTTCACTTTTAATGTAAGAGAAATCTGGAGTGCAGTTTATAACATTACACAGTAAAAAACTTAGCAGCAATCTCGCTCTGAATACCAAGAAAACCAAAGACATCATCATTGACTTCAGGAAGCAAAGCACCGACCCAGCCCCTCTTTACATCAATAGCAAGAGTGTGGAAAGTGTCCACACCACCAGGCTTCTTGATGTCCTCACCTCCGCCGACATCTCCTGGACTGAAAATATTACAGCAGTCATCAAGAAGACCCAGCAGTGGCTACGCTTCCTGAGGGTCCTGAGGAAGCTGCTGTTGACTTTCTATTGCTCATCCATCGAGAGCCAGCTGACATACTGCATCACACTATGATATGCAAGCTGCACTGTTGCAGACCGGGTGAGGCTATAGAGCAGGGGTGGACAACTCCAgacctcgagggccggtctcctgcaacttttagatgtatctctacttcaacacacctgagtcaaataatgaggtcattagcaggactctggagaacttgactgcacttaggaggtgattcagctataGGATTCAAGtatgttggaccagggagacgtctaagagttgcaggagaccggccctccaggaccaggattgcccatcCCTGTTATAGAGGTTTGTAAAGGCAGCTCATAGAATTGTTGGCTTCCCTCTCTGATGGATATTTACATCTCCTGCTGTAGAGCTATGGATCTACTGAGGCAATATTGACCAAGATGGCGGTGCGTGAACAACGCAAGGCTCAGCGTCTCTCCAGAATCTGCTCTTTAGtggttttttatcttttcatgactggacttttttttcGGAATTGCACAGCGTTGCTGCACTACAGCAGACACGAACTTCTGGACCTTTGGAGCTACAATTTTGACTCTATGATCTCCGATCTCCGACTCATCCCAGAGATCTCCAGAACACCGGAGGCTGCTCACTTCTCCCGGCCGGGTGGAAGGGTACGTAGGCCGCGACGAGAACGTAAACAAAGGCGGGGTAAGCGTGGAGGGGTgcgagctaggctaaagctaacaccaCATCAGCTCCCTTTATCCAGCATTTTCCTCGCCAATGTCCGTTCTCTGGCTAATAAAATGGACGAGTTACGACTATCCATCACGAGTGACAGACGGATTATGgactcaaatgtcatgtttttcaccgAAACATGGCTAAACAACAGCTGCCCAGATAATGCTATCCAGCTAAGTGGACGCCACACACACCGAGCCGTCAGGACAGCAGGTGACTCCGGCAAGACCAGAGGCGgaggtttgtgcatttatattaacaaagCTTGGTGCACAGACTCTGCTACTACCGAGAGTCACTGCTCACAGAATGTGGAGTTTTTAATGGTCAAATGCAGACCTTATTACCTCCCAAGGGAATTCACCTCGATCATCCTCACTGCCGTGTACACCCCCCCCCCCGGATGCTAATTCCAAGCTAGCCATGAAAGAACTCTATGCggctattagcaaacaccaaaccaaataccccgaggctgcttttattgttgcaggTGATTTCAATCACTCCAACTTGAAGACAGTTCTTCCCAGATTCCACCAACCTGTCTCCTGCCACACCAGAAGAGACAAGACCCTGGACCATGTCTACTCCAATCTGGCTGGAGCCTACAATGTGACACCCCTCCCCAACATCGACCAATCAGACCATCTCTCCCTGTTCCTCACACCTCAGTACTTACCACTCATCCAACGTGTGAAACCTACCGTGAGGACAGTAAAGGTGTGGCCAGAGGACTCAGACGCTGTGCTCCAGGACCGGTTCAGGAATACAGATTGGActattttccaccatacagacttggatcagtacgcctcatctgtactgaaccatatttccaccaccatagaacgtgtcaccacctgcaaacgcattaccatgtaccccaaccagaaaccctggatgaacTGAGACGTTTGTCTCCTGCTGAAGGCCCGCAACATCGCCTTCAGGTCAGGGGATGCACAGACTTACAGTGCAGCcagggctgagctgaagaagggAATCAAGAAGGCCAAACACCACTACAAAAGGAAGGTGGATCATTTTTCTAACGCCAACCCCCGAcgtatgtggcaaggccttcagattctcacagactacaagaaccccaataccacccccgcttctactgatgtctccttcctcaacgaacttaacaacttctatgctcgttttgagagagggaataccacaactgcaaccaaagcagctaccaccccaggccaacagccactgactttcctccccactgacgtaggagcggctctgagcaggattaaatcccacaaggctgcgggtcctgatggcatacctggacgtgtcctcagaacgtgctctggggagctggcagcagtgctgacggacatcttcaacctgtccctggcccacgctgtggtaccgacctgcttcaagtctacctccatcgtcccaatccccaagaatcccaacccaaccagactcaatgactaccgcccggtagcccttacccccatcattaccaagtgcttggagcggctggtcctagcacacctcagatcctgtctcccccccacactagacccccaccaatttgcatacaggcagaacaggagcacagaggatgcagtctCTATAGCACTGCACTCTGTtctttctcacctggacagtaagaacacttacgacagactgctgttcttagattttagttcagcattcaacactgtcatcccatcacaactcattaccaaactcacagacctcggcatcagtccactcatgtgtaactggttactcgacatgttgaggtcgactgaccagtcgacctcaacatgtccggctggacaaccacttctcatccaccatcatcataaacaccagagtgccacaaggctgtgtgatgagtcccttcctctactccctcttcacctacgactgcagacctgtccacggctctaacgccatcatcaagttcgcagacgacaccacggtgatcggcctcatcagagataatgacgaggccgcttacaggTAGACAcaggaggtagaccgtctggctgagtggtgcgacaaaaacaacctgcaactgaacaccgagaagaccaaggagcttatcgtggacttcaggaggaacgctgacccacatccacccatccacattaaggggacagtggtggagcgtgtggacacctttaagttcctgggagtccacatctccgaggacctgacttggacgaccagctgctccaaactcattaagaaggcacatcagcgcctcttcttcatgaggaccctgaggaagaaccacctgtcctcagagatcctcacgaacttctaccgctgcaccattgagagcatcctcaccaactgtattacagcttggtacgggaactgctctgtctccgaccggcaggcgctgcagagggtggtgaaaactgcccagtatatcgccggggcaacgctccctgccatcaaggacatctacaggaagcagtgtttgaaaagggccgggaaaatcacaaaggactccactcacccagcacacacactcttttccctcctgccctctgggaggcgctacagaaccctacggaccagaaccaccaggcaccggaacagcttctttcccacagctgtcacgcttttgaacgcctcctgacgtaaaacataaactataaggactgtactcccctatcctctcatacaacaataacacatggactatcctcacacacacacatcacggactgttttcttcacacatacatacaacctgtaaattttatctgccattatttatctataatccattccctaacattcttatatattctgtataatctgtataatctgtgcatatagctcccatatttatatttatacataatatctatatctcttgctataaccccttatagtccatataCATAGCCTTGTACATCTGTAatattatatctcgtagagcacttctggatagatgcaaactacatctcgttgcttgtacttgtgacagtgcaatgacaataaagttgaattctattctattctattcaattaaaactcaaaaataaatattgatttttaattttaaaactcaatATTTAGTTCAACTTGTTCTGTCCTCCAGACTCTGGTTGGCTGCAGAAGGCGGTGTGGTCTGGTGATGATGGAGGGCGAATCATTGAGGAGTTGCAGCTGTTTAAGAATCCTCAGCCCATTCGCTTCCTTCAGCTCTCTAGAAGAGTAGGTTACAGCTACATGTCTGTAGACTAAATGGACCTGGAGCTAACCTTTGAACTCTGATGATCTGCAGGGTCAGCTGTACAGCGCAACTAGAACTGCTGTTGCTCAGCTCAGTGTGAGGGACTGCAGCCGCTACACATCCTGTGCTGACTGCCTTATAGCCAGAGATCCATACTGTGGCTGGGACCACCTCAAAGGCCtgtgtgctgctgttgctggtGCTTCAAAATTTTCCATGTATGTCACACTAACCAAGACATGTTCATTATGTGCTACGTTGATAATCAGAGGATTTAATTCATTTGTGTCAGGATCCAGAACCTCATTGATGGTGGTGTTAGAATTTGCCCAAGCTCTCATTGCAAGTATTCCCCACATAAAGCTCTTTACACACATTTACCTTAGCGAGGAGAAAAGTAGGATAATTTTAATGGCTGTTTTGGCTTCTCCCACAGTGTCAAAGCAGATTACCGACATCCACCTCACAGCTGACGTCGCACAGTTCCTCCCCTGCTCCCCTGATACCAATCTCCCCATGAGATGGCGCTTCTCTGGTAAAATCCTTGAGCCCGGTCCCCGACACATTCTGCTCAGCCAGGGACTCGTTTTAACACCTTCCTTCACTGATGAAGGCCTTTACACCTGTGAGACAGTGGAAGTAGTTAAAGGCAGAGAGCACAAGAAGGCGGTGAACCAGTACAACGTTAAAGTTTCAGAGGGTGGGGGATCCTATATTCATATTATAGTTATCtctgttttagctgttttttgtgTCCTGTGTCTAATGTTCATCATGTACACACGGTGTAAATAGAATTCTCGAACCCATGTCAGTGTTGTCAGCTGGCAGTATTAAGATTGGGGGTAACAGTGGCACTGGGGAAGCCGTAGCAACCAAAGTGGAAGAGAGTGatgccaaaacacaaaatatatagtTTGATAACAGAACAATCCACTTCTGTTTAACTTTGTGCAGCACTGCAGGCAActcaatgcaaaaataaatgactaaaatgatTAAAGTGTGGTTATTCATGCTTGTAACTATTGCTGAAACTATTAATtgaattaatcaattattaaaataatcatcacTTAATGTATTAATAGATTTATTGTTTACTGGAGTATGCAGACTCTAGAAGCcaatttgttaaaataacacCAATGAGCACCAATTAAgaagaaactacaaaaatatattttgtgtttaagattttaaaaaagcattgtCTGCAATCTGTTCTAGACACATCTCCTCtggtggcagttttagcttcatctggttcaacttttgtaaaataataataaaataaatcaaatccatTAAGCACTTTTTGATATTCAAATATTATTCAGTTAATTAGTATATGTAATCCCGATTTCAGCCCTACATGGAATTGATGAGTCCAGAGGAGCTGGGGTTTTCACATAATGATATTCTAAGTATTTTTTATGGCTGCAGATGCACTATTTGCTGCAAATGATCGAGCATTCACTATGGAAATGTTGTcaatttattttaggttttaagATGATAATATGCTAATAATcccataaaacaacaaacactttttttaaggaaaaaaatatgattgtATGTGTATTATATATGCAactgtgtatgtatatataaattaaCTGATTTAGTAGTGTAATAATTaccatatttatgtttatagaTATATGCATATTTCCTACATTGTTTGCACTGTTTTGGAGCTGGCTTTATCACACTATGAAATGGAATTTCATTGCCGCTTTGTTTGAACACCCAATTTGGAATCATGGGACACAGAGGGCCATGAAGGACACACCGGACCCTTCCTTCAAATCTGGAGAAAAGAAGGACGCAATTGGAGGAGTCTTTGAATTCAGACAGGCCCTGTTGCCACGCTACGATTCTATCGGCCTACAAATCTGGCCTTCAAAGGATGCAGCccctgcttttaaaaataaacatgttttggttCCTCTTGAGTTATCAGAAGTAACTTGCCTCTACATAATCACCCGTAACAGGTAAGCCATAAAAACGTTTTTTACTAAATGAAATGTTCTAATTGACCATACTCAAGAATGCCCTTCTTAAGgttaaatgctgtttaaatAATGTAATGCAGAGCTTTACTTgcatgttttatgcattttataaGTTGTAAAGCAATTACAGATGCTAAAGATGCTAATGGAAAGAC carries:
- the LOC111608686 gene encoding semaphorin-4D-like, with translation MISIHMAEINKISESGEDDNVFLFLNENAVEERHGLRVSRVVRVCKCINDEMRASGVRTSHDLPDATLLFVMNHPLMEQVVTPITGKPLLVRSTAQFSRIVVDKVTSLDGEQHNVMFISNNSGWLQKAVWSGDDGGRIIEELQLFKNPQPIRFLQLSRRGQLYSATRTAVAQLSVRDCSRYTSCADCLIARDPYCGWDHLKGLCAAVAGASKFSMIQNLIDGGVRICPSSHCNVKADYRHPPHS